The following are encoded together in the Helicobacter pylori genome:
- a CDS encoding lipid A biosynthesis lauroyl acyltransferase, protein MTYKERLIHEKILNKDDKGFKTELRILSIFIVESLVNILGFMLAKMPHSWFLRCIKAVAWLMRTFDRHRYFDAKANLDFVFGDSKSEEEKKRIIKKGYENFAFIILETIRVIFIPKDEYDARFTLINEENVWKSLNKEGQAITLCMHFGYWEAVGTTLAQYYEDYGRGCLGRLTKFAPINHMIMSRREAFGVRFVNKVGAMKELIKMYNQGNGLVGILVDQNVAPKDGVVVKFFNKDATHTTIASILSRRYNIDIQPVFIDFNDDYSHYTATYYKSIRSQITDNAENDILECTQAQASLCEEVIRNHPESYFWFHRRFKSTHPEIYQR, encoded by the coding sequence ATGACTTACAAAGAACGACTCATACACGAAAAAATATTAAACAAAGACGACAAGGGTTTTAAAACAGAACTGCGTATTTTGAGTATTTTTATTGTGGAATCTTTAGTGAATATTCTGGGGTTTATGTTGGCTAAAATGCCCCATTCGTGGTTTTTAAGGTGCATTAAAGCTGTGGCGTGGCTGATGAGAACCTTTGATAGGCACCGTTATTTTGACGCTAAAGCCAATTTGGATTTTGTGTTTGGGGATTCTAAAAGCGAAGAAGAGAAAAAAAGGATCATTAAAAAGGGTTATGAAAATTTTGCTTTCATCATTTTAGAAACCATTAGAGTGATCTTTATCCCTAAAGATGAATACGACGCTCGTTTCACGCTCATCAATGAAGAGAATGTGTGGAAGTCCTTAAACAAGGAAGGCCAAGCGATCACTTTATGCATGCATTTTGGCTATTGGGAAGCGGTAGGCACGACTTTGGCGCAATATTATGAGGATTATGGTAGGGGGTGTTTGGGGCGTTTGACTAAATTTGCCCCTATCAATCACATGATCATGAGCAGGCGAGAGGCGTTTGGGGTGCGTTTTGTCAATAAAGTGGGAGCGATGAAAGAACTCATTAAAATGTATAATCAAGGCAATGGCCTTGTGGGGATTTTAGTGGATCAAAATGTTGCGCCTAAAGATGGGGTGGTGGTGAAATTCTTTAATAAAGACGCTACGCACACCACGATCGCTTCTATTTTATCGCGCCGCTACAATATAGACATCCAGCCGGTATTCATTGATTTTAATGACGATTATTCGCATTATACAGCGACTTATTATAAAAGTATCCGCTCTCAAATCACCGATAACGCTGAAAACGATATTTTAGAATGCACGCAAGCCCAAGCGAGTTTGTGCGAAGAGGTGATTAGAAACCACCCGGAAAGTTATTTTTGGTTCCACAGGCGTTTTAAAAGCACCCACCCTGAGATTTATCAAAGATAG
- the tgt gene encoding tRNA guanosine(34) transglycosylase Tgt: protein MDFQLQATDDNARAGLLNLAHSQVETPVFMPVGTQGCIKSLDAMDMQEILGAKLILANTYHMYLRPGEKVVEQLGGLHRFAQFHGSFLTDSGGFQAFSLSDNVKLQEDGIVFKSHIDGSKHLFTPTKVLDIQYSLNSDIMMVLDDLVGLPAPLKRLEASIKRSAKWANLSLEYHKEKNRPNNNLFAIIQGGTHLKMRSLSVGLTHGGFDGYAIGGLAVGESVDEMLETIAHTAPLLPKDKPRYLMGVGTPENILDAISLGVDMFDCVMPTRNARNATLFTHSGKISIKNAPYKLDDTPIEENCACYACKRYSKAYLHHLFRAKELTYARLASLHNLHFYLKLVKNARNAILEKQFLSFKKEFLEKYHSCSH from the coding sequence ATGGATTTTCAACTCCAAGCTACTGATGATAACGCGCGAGCTGGTCTTTTAAATTTGGCCCATTCTCAAGTAGAGACACCCGTTTTTATGCCTGTAGGCACGCAAGGCTGCATCAAATCTTTAGACGCTATGGATATGCAAGAAATTTTAGGCGCTAAACTCATTTTAGCCAACACCTATCACATGTATTTAAGACCGGGTGAGAAAGTGGTTGAACAATTAGGGGGTTTGCATCGTTTCGCTCAATTTCATGGGAGTTTTTTAACCGATAGTGGAGGGTTTCAAGCCTTTAGTTTGAGCGATAATGTCAAATTGCAAGAAGACGGGATCGTTTTTAAATCCCATATTGATGGGAGCAAGCATCTATTCACGCCCACTAAAGTTTTAGACATTCAATATTCTTTGAATAGCGATATTATGATGGTTTTAGACGATTTAGTAGGCTTGCCCGCTCCACTAAAGCGCCTTGAAGCATCCATTAAAAGAAGCGCTAAATGGGCGAATCTTAGCCTAGAATACCACAAAGAAAAAAACCGCCCCAACAACAACCTTTTTGCCATTATCCAGGGCGGCACGCATTTGAAAATGCGTAGTCTTAGCGTGGGATTAACGCATGGGGGTTTTGATGGCTACGCTATAGGCGGTTTAGCGGTGGGGGAAAGCGTAGATGAAATGCTAGAAACGATCGCGCACACCGCCCCCTTACTCCCCAAAGACAAGCCTCGCTACTTAATGGGCGTAGGCACGCCTGAAAATATCCTAGACGCTATCAGTTTAGGGGTGGACATGTTTGATTGCGTGATGCCCACCAGAAACGCCAGAAACGCCACCCTTTTCACGCATTCTGGAAAAATTTCTATCAAAAACGCGCCCTATAAATTGGATGATACCCCTATTGAAGAAAATTGTGCTTGTTATGCTTGCAAACGCTATTCTAAAGCCTATTTGCACCATCTCTTTAGGGCTAAAGAACTCACTTACGCTCGTTTAGCCAGCTTGCACAATTTGCATTTTTATTTAAAGCTGGTGAAGAACGCCAGAAACGCTATTTTAGAAAAGCAGTTTTTGAGTTTTAAAAAAGAATTTTTAGAGAAATACCACTCTTGTTCGCATTGA
- the aroB gene encoding 3-dehydroquinate synthase, which yields MQEILIPLKEKSYKVFLGELPEIELKQKALIVSDSIVAGLHLSYLLKRLKALEVRVCVIESGEKYKNFNSLERILNNAFEMQLNRHSLMIALGGGVISDMVGFASSIYFRGIDFINIPTTLLAQVDASVGGKTGINTPYGKNLIGSFYQPKAVYVDLAFLKTLEKREFQAGVAEIIKMAVCFDKNLVEILETKDLKDCLEEVVFQSVSIKAQVVTRDEKEQNIRAGLNYGHTFGHAIEKETDYERFLHGEAIAIGIRMANDLALSLGMLTLKEYERIEDLLKKFDLIFNYQITDIQKFYERLFLDKKSENKTIKFILPKGVGAFEIASHIPKETIIKVLEKWH from the coding sequence ATGCAAGAAATTTTAATCCCTTTAAAAGAAAAAAGCTATAAAGTGTTTTTGGGGGAACTGCCTGAAATTGAATTGAAACAAAAAGCCCTCATCGTTAGCGATAGCATCGTGGCCGGGTTGCATTTATCGTATTTATTAAAGCGCTTGAAAGCTTTAGAAGTGAGAGTGTGCGTGATAGAGTCCGGAGAAAAATACAAGAATTTTAATTCATTAGAGCGCATTTTAAACAACGCCTTTGAAATGCAATTAAACCGCCATTCTTTAATGATAGCCCTTGGTGGGGGAGTGATAAGCGATATGGTGGGGTTTGCGAGCAGTATTTATTTTAGGGGGATTGATTTTATTAATATCCCTACGACTTTACTCGCTCAAGTGGATGCGAGCGTGGGGGGGAAAACAGGGATCAATACGCCTTATGGTAAGAACTTAATCGGATCGTTTTATCAGCCTAAAGCGGTTTATGTTGATCTGGCTTTTTTAAAAACCCTTGAGAAAAGGGAATTTCAAGCAGGGGTTGCTGAAATCATTAAAATGGCGGTGTGTTTTGATAAAAACCTGGTAGAAATATTAGAAACAAAGGATTTAAAAGATTGTTTAGAAGAAGTGGTTTTTCAAAGCGTTAGCATCAAAGCTCAAGTCGTTACGCGAGATGAAAAGGAGCAAAATATCAGGGCTGGGCTCAATTACGGGCATACCTTTGGGCATGCGATAGAAAAAGAGACTGATTATGAGCGGTTTTTGCATGGCGAAGCGATCGCTATTGGCATACGCATGGCTAATGATTTAGCCCTTTCTTTAGGCATGCTCACTTTAAAAGAATACGAACGCATAGAAGATTTATTGAAAAAATTTGATTTGATATTTAATTACCAAATCACAGATATTCAAAAATTTTACGAACGCTTGTTTTTAGACAAAAAAAGCGAGAATAAGACAATCAAATTCATTCTGCCTAAAGGCGTTGGAGCGTTTGAAATTGCCTCTCATATCCCTAAAGAAACGATCATAAAGGTGTTAGAAAAATGGCATTAA
- a CDS encoding COG3400 family protein, which yields MKKIALILDGIVAKNFLDLVLRHYSNHNFYIVVVKEESLIPKNYPSTFAFHCFDATSSFRLLQVLNDEVSDAFLIIQDFKEQRIIHKIIQTHFKRMRVVLSVKRDGEKTLENNGENKDEKLILIDEFEVLANKFISRLPNIPSTPREFGLGKGEIMEIDVPFGSIFAYRHIGSIRQKEYRIVGLYRNDVLLLSTKSLVIQPRDILLVAGNPEILNAVYHQVKSNVGQFPAPFGKSIYLYIDMRLQSRKAMMRDVYQALFLHKHLKSYKLYIQVLHPTSPKFYHKFLSLETESIEVNFDFYGKSFIQKLHEDHQKKMGLIVVGRELFFLKKHRRALHKTATPVYKTNTSGLSKTTQSIVVLNESLSINEDMSSVIFDVSMQMDLGLLLYDFDPNKRYKNEIVNHYENLANTLNRKIEIFQTDIRNPIMYLNSLRNPILHFMPFEECITHTRFWWFLSTKVEKLAFLNDDNPQIFIPIAE from the coding sequence TTGAAAAAAATCGCCCTTATTTTAGATGGCATTGTAGCAAAAAATTTTTTAGACTTGGTGCTAAGGCATTATTCTAATCATAATTTTTATATAGTGGTTGTCAAAGAGGAGAGCCTTATCCCTAAAAATTACCCGAGCACTTTCGCTTTTCATTGTTTTGATGCGACTTCTAGTTTCAGGCTTTTGCAAGTGTTAAACGATGAGGTGAGCGATGCGTTTTTAATCATACAAGATTTTAAAGAACAGCGCATCATTCATAAAATCATTCAAACCCATTTCAAACGCATGCGCGTGGTTTTGAGCGTGAAAAGAGATGGTGAAAAAACTTTAGAAAATAATGGAGAAAATAAAGATGAAAAGCTTATTTTGATTGATGAATTTGAAGTTTTAGCCAATAAATTCATTTCTCGTTTGCCTAATATCCCTAGCACCCCTAGAGAGTTTGGGTTAGGCAAGGGCGAGATCATGGAGATTGATGTGCCTTTTGGGAGTATTTTTGCTTACAGGCATATTGGCTCTATCAGGCAAAAAGAATACAGGATTGTAGGGCTTTATCGCAACGATGTTTTGTTGCTCTCCACTAAATCTTTGGTTATCCAACCACGAGACATTCTTTTAGTGGCGGGCAATCCGGAAATCTTAAACGCGGTGTATCATCAAGTCAAAAGCAATGTGGGGCAGTTTCCAGCCCCCTTTGGCAAGAGCATTTATTTATACATTGATATGCGCTTACAAAGCCGAAAAGCGATGATGCGCGATGTGTATCAAGCCTTGTTTTTGCACAAACATTTAAAGAGCTACAAGCTCTACATTCAGGTTTTACACCCCACTAGCCCTAAGTTTTACCATAAATTTTTATCGCTAGAAACCGAAAGCATTGAAGTGAATTTTGATTTTTATGGGAAAAGTTTTATCCAAAAACTCCATGAAGACCACCAAAAAAAAATGGGTTTGATTGTGGTAGGCAGAGAGCTTTTTTTCTTGAAAAAACACCGAAGAGCCTTGCACAAAACAGCCACCCCGGTTTATAAAACCAACACTTCTGGCTTGTCTAAAACCACTCAAAGCATTGTGGTTTTGAATGAAAGTTTAAGCATTAATGAAGACATGTCTTCAGTGATTTTTGACGTGTCTATGCAAATGGATTTGGGCTTGTTGCTCTATGATTTTGACCCTAACAAGCGCTATAAAAACGAGATTGTCAATCATTATGAAAATTTAGCCAACACGCTCAACCGCAAGATTGAGATTTTTCAAACCGATATTAGAAATCCTATCATGTATCTCAATTCTTTAAGAAACCCCATTTTGCATTTCATGCCTTTTGAAGAGTGTATCACGCACACGCGCTTTTGGTGGTTTTTATCCACTAAAGTGGAAAAATTAGCGTTTTTAAACGATGATAACCCTCAAATTTTTATCCCCATAGCGGAGTGA
- a CDS encoding mechanosensitive ion channel family protein — translation MALRVLLFFCFLFLQAEDKSQELLSIQKQMALVDKKLAKDDNVWLKKFENYKIYNQIYTEKESVRQELRRLKNKKSKDLLKISTLEHTLKALESQQKMFESYGVNPFKDLIERPNIPNIPNIANPIAIIDGISFIKSMHLKHESLKNNQTSLEEVLRLLDQKHQLLNQWHALDKSAKLSDEIYQTQAKRLELQGAQNILKTTIGIFQKDSDEAISIVKSQVKNQLFKLVYVFLAALLSVVFAWILKIISSKYIENNERVYTVNKAINFVNVSVIVLIFLFSYLENVTYLVTVLGFASAGLAIAMKDLFMSLLGWFIILIGGSVHVGDRVRIAKGTDIFIGDVLDISMLHITILEDVTFTTYTNNRRAGRIIFVPNNYIFTTMFANYSHFGMKTVWDGVDFCVTFDSDFKKASKIALNIATELSKEYTDITYKQLNKMRDRYSLRSLSVKPRCFLMPESNGIKISVWYQTNSYATLSLRSKIVAEIVEAFLKEENIHIAYTTSKLLKVDADFLGDGFGNKREQK, via the coding sequence ATGGCATTAAGGGTATTATTATTCTTTTGTTTTTTGTTTTTACAAGCAGAAGATAAAAGCCAAGAGCTATTGTCCATACAAAAACAAATGGCTTTGGTGGATAAAAAACTCGCCAAAGACGATAATGTGTGGTTGAAAAAATTTGAAAACTATAAGATCTACAATCAAATTTATACCGAAAAAGAGAGCGTGAGGCAGGAATTAAGGCGTTTAAAAAACAAAAAAAGCAAGGATTTATTAAAGATTAGCACCTTAGAGCACACCTTAAAGGCTTTAGAATCCCAGCAAAAAATGTTTGAAAGCTATGGGGTCAATCCTTTTAAGGATTTGATAGAGCGCCCTAATATCCCCAATATCCCTAATATCGCTAACCCTATTGCGATCATTGATGGCATTTCTTTCATTAAAAGCATGCATTTAAAGCATGAAAGTCTTAAAAACAACCAGACTTCTTTAGAAGAAGTTTTAAGGCTTTTAGATCAAAAACACCAGCTTTTAAATCAGTGGCACGCTTTGGATAAAAGCGCGAAATTAAGCGATGAGATTTATCAAACTCAAGCCAAACGCCTGGAATTGCAAGGGGCTCAAAACATTCTAAAAACCACGATTGGGATTTTCCAAAAAGACAGCGATGAGGCTATAAGCATTGTTAAATCTCAAGTTAAAAACCAGCTTTTTAAATTGGTTTATGTGTTTTTAGCAGCCCTTTTGAGCGTGGTGTTTGCTTGGATTTTAAAAATCATTTCTAGTAAATACATTGAAAATAATGAGCGCGTCTATACCGTGAATAAAGCCATTAACTTCGTGAATGTGAGCGTGATCGTTTTAATCTTTCTTTTTTCGTATTTAGAAAATGTTACTTACTTGGTCACGGTTTTAGGCTTTGCGAGCGCGGGCTTAGCGATTGCGATGAAAGATTTGTTCATGAGCTTGCTTGGGTGGTTTATTATTTTGATTGGGGGGAGCGTGCATGTGGGCGATAGGGTGCGTATCGCTAAGGGGACGGATATTTTTATTGGCGATGTGTTGGATATTTCTATGTTGCACATTACGATTTTAGAAGATGTAACCTTTACCACTTATACGAACAACAGGAGAGCGGGCCGGATTATTTTTGTGCCTAATAATTATATTTTCACCACCATGTTTGCTAATTACAGCCATTTTGGGATGAAAACGGTTTGGGATGGCGTGGATTTTTGCGTTACATTTGATTCTGATTTTAAAAAAGCTTCTAAAATTGCGCTCAATATCGCTACGGAATTGTCTAAAGAATACACGGATATTACCTATAAACAGCTCAATAAAATGCGCGACCGGTATTCTTTAAGGAGTTTGAGCGTGAAGCCTCGATGCTTTTTGATGCCTGAAAGTAACGGGATAAAGATCTCGGTGTGGTATCAAACCAATTCGTATGCGACCCTGTCTTTAAGGAGCAAGATTGTGGCTGAAATTGTTGAAGCTTTTTTGAAAGAAGAAAATATCCATATCGCTTATACGACCAGCAAGCTGCTTAAAGTGGATGCTGATTTTCTAGGCGATGGTTTTGGGAATAAAAGGGAACAAAAATGA
- the waaC gene encoding lipopolysaccharide heptosyltransferase I has translation MKIAIVRLSALGDIIVSAVFLALIKERFTNAQIEWFVDERFSAILEHSPYIDKLHPIALKSTLTTFNPLKIFKLFKSLRAYEYDIVIDMQGLIKSALITQMLKAPKKVGFDYASAREGLSAFFYLQKVSIAYNEPILKRNFTLLSHALNLPKKEISEGLSSRSKVFSYQDSPKIDALNLNKNKPKILFVLETSKINKTYPIERFKELALALENFQICLLWHADEDKANALYGALKNQRDVLLLPKLTLNEIKALLFKMDLIIGGDTGITHLAWALQKPSITLYGNTPMERFKLESPINVSLTGNSNASYHKKDFSIQNIDPKKIKECVLNLLKEKE, from the coding sequence TTGAAGATAGCGATTGTCAGGCTTTCAGCGCTTGGGGATATTATCGTGAGCGCGGTGTTTTTAGCGCTGATTAAAGAGCGTTTTACTAACGCTCAAATAGAATGGTTTGTGGATGAAAGATTCAGTGCGATTTTAGAGCATTCCCCTTATATTGATAAATTACACCCCATCGCTTTAAAAAGCACGCTTACGACCTTTAACCCTTTGAAGATTTTCAAACTTTTTAAATCTTTAAGGGCTTATGAATACGATATAGTCATTGACATGCAAGGCCTAATCAAATCCGCTCTCATCACTCAAATGTTAAAAGCCCCTAAAAAAGTCGGCTTTGATTACGCTTCGGCTAGGGAGGGTTTGAGCGCGTTTTTTTACTTGCAAAAAGTTTCTATCGCTTATAATGAGCCTATTTTAAAGCGCAATTTCACACTCCTTTCTCATGCCCTAAACTTGCCCAAAAAAGAAATTTCAGAGGGCTTAAGCTCTAGATCTAAAGTGTTTTCTTACCAAGATTCTCCAAAAATTGATGCGTTAAATTTGAATAAAAATAAGCCAAAAATCCTTTTTGTTTTAGAAACTTCTAAAATCAATAAAACTTACCCCATAGAGCGTTTTAAAGAGCTGGCGTTAGCGTTAGAAAATTTTCAAATTTGCTTGCTATGGCATGCTGATGAAGATAAGGCTAATGCGCTTTATGGCGCTTTAAAAAACCAGCGCGATGTGTTATTGCTCCCTAAACTCACTTTAAACGAGATTAAGGCGTTGCTCTTTAAAATGGATTTGATCATTGGGGGCGATACGGGTATCACGCATTTAGCATGGGCGTTGCAAAAACCCAGCATCACCCTTTATGGCAACACGCCCATGGAGCGTTTTAAATTAGAAAGCCCGATCAATGTTTCGCTCACCGGTAATTCAAACGCTAGCTATCATAAAAAGGATTTTTCTATCCAAAACATAGATCCTAAAAAAATTAAAGAATGCGTTTTAAACCTTTTAAAGGAAAAAGAATGA